A window of the Zeugodacus cucurbitae isolate PBARC_wt_2022May chromosome 2, idZeuCucr1.2, whole genome shotgun sequence genome harbors these coding sequences:
- the LOC105219177 gene encoding ribosome-binding protein 1 isoform X1, which translates to MMDFHLLIVIACIFLASLCSLLFINSFFRRKTFEDVVAEKKAFSDKIYAQSKVTAKKPKKQQTTKKDLKREKKKLQREQQKDNTEQEDSDAQSEPTSVDDEPQGLSKSHVEFDPDPEVIVGATPEAVRRASIVEREKENLTGGNSKQKSKKEKKSKTSGILVNKNEPIVVRENLVIEEAANTFETKQPKDTVELKKHDKKDNSKKEKNGKKDKNIVVEKPITLATEQQQPSVAEPVVQPQVAKELKQQDEKVRHGSPKAHAASNASGNNKTKQQTKKQNKETAATKELVLALDKLSDSDTIGVSLLMNLFRRAELNRSEIQILIDYLLNKQQDTPATHSEWSDDICQKLKRQLEEKEKALAEEQEASIGIQAKLRDLRTEINTERAQLNATVKNYVETINSKEQQIALLNQDIQTLNDKFAQERKQFQAKLLLEKQNGSQDLFAQLQRLQCELTLKEKCINDLTCLVNACNQSNEELKQQISLLEQQREELEQISNNRIVELEQSKTLEIENSERKLELHNLQNAHESIKADLTQARQDLEVRNTDLVDTQNQLAALQAKNDELQQQLAGINNQAAEQSGLQATYEVLKLQLAEKEQQLADFNAKNDELVKQLSGLEAQTQVHAQAHNGLQQLIQSLQQDLGSKHQQLQQFEQTVDTLNLREKELLQQLQEQREKNDDLRKKNWKLVEALQSCETTARQSKAPTSANASLVQQQQLFAASQKQTSATANTATVSANDEKHVREIFQRLYPEAVKASASTALSVSFEQWVEQVLATQLKLAAANKATGSSSNKSTQSNSNSSSSNHTSSSHTNNNSHNDNLINSNNRISSNSSDGGSSGTGNDVDAVELRLQNIQLRAKVDELTKLVKKTSNTLSALEGHARQEHEKWQSILSSKDEEISRLQHSNGAQDI; encoded by the exons ATGATGGACTTCCACTTATTGATTGTAATTGCCTGCATCTTTCTCGCCTCTCTCTGCTCGCTTCTCTTCATTAACAGTTTTTTCCGTCGCAAGACATTCGAAGATGTCGTTGCAGAAAAGAAGGCGTTCAGTGATAAAATCTACGCCCAGAGCAAAGTGACTGCAAAGAaaccgaaaaaacaacaaacaacaaaaaaggatcTGAAACGtgagaagaaaaaattacagcGTGAACAACAGAAAGACAATACCGAGCAGGAGGACTCCGACGCTCAATCCGAACCAACATCTGTGGATGATGAGCCACAGGGTTTGTCTAAATCTCACGTTGAATTCGATCCAGATCCAGAAGTGATTGTTGGCGCCACTCCAGAAGCCGTGCGACGCGCCAGCATCGTTGAACGTGAAAAAGAGAATTTAACTGGTGGCAATTCAAAACAGAAATCGAAGAAAGAGAAGAAGAGCAAGACTTCTGGTATTTTGGTGAACAAGAATGAACCAATTGTGGTGCGTGAGAATTTAGTTATTGAAGAAGCAGCAAATACTTTCGAAACGAAACAGCCAAAGGATACCGTTGAGTTGAAGAAACACGATAAGAAGGATAatagcaaaaaagaaaagaacggtaaaaaagacaaaaatataGTAGTCGAAAAGCCAATTACGCTAGCaactgaacaacaacaaccgtcaGTAGCCGAGCCAGTTGTACAACCGCAAGTTGCAAAGGAGCTTAAACAGCAGGATGAGAAAGTACGTCACGGTTCCCCAAAGGCACATGCTGCTAGTAATGCCAGCggaaacaataaaaccaaacaacaaaCTAAGAAACAGAACAAAGAGACTGCTGCCACCAAAGAGCTTGTACTTGCACTTGATAAGCTTTCTGATTCGGATACTATTGGCGTTTCGTTACTCATGAATCTCTTCCGTCGCGCTGAACTTAATCGTTCGGAAATCCAAATACTTATCGATTATCTATTGAATAAGCAACAGGATACGCCTGCAACACATTCGGAATGGTCTGATGATATATGCCAGAAATTAAAACGCCAACTGGAAGAGAAGGAGAAGGCTTTAGCCGAAGAACAAGAAGCTTCCATAGGTATTCAGGCAAAATTGCGTGATTTACGTACAGAAATCAATACAGAACGTGCCCAATTGAACGCCACtgtaaaaaattatgttgaaaCAATTAATTCCAAAGAACAACAGATTGCTTTGCTCAATCAGGATATTCAAACACTCAACGACAAGTTCGCACAAGAACGTAAGCAATTCCAAGCTAAACTTTTACTTGAAAAACAAAACGGTTCCCAAGATTTGTTCGCACAATTGCAGCGCTTACAATGCGAGTTGACTCTTAAGGAAAAGTGTATTAACGATCTTACATGCTTGGTTAACGCATGTAATCAATCGAATGAAgagttaaaacaacaaataagtcTGCTCGAACAGCAGCGTGAAGAGCTcgaacaaatttcaaataatcgAATTGTAGAACTTGAACAATCGAAAACACTTGAAATCGAAAATTCCGAAAGAAAGTTGGAATTACATAACTTGCAAAATGCACACGAATCAATCAAAGCCGATTTGACGCAGGCGCGGCAAGATCTTGAGGTGCGAAACACCGACTTGGTAGATACGCAGAATCAACTAGCAGCTTTACAGGCTAAAAATGacgaattgcaacaacaattggctGGCATAAATAATCAAGCAGCGGAACAATCTGGTTTGCAAGCAACATACGAAGTACTCAAGTTACAATTGGCTGAGAAAGAGCAACAATTGGCCGACTTTAATGCTAAGAATGATGAGTTAGTAAAACAGTTGAGCGGGTTAGAAGCGCAAACACAAGTTCATGCACAAGCTCATAATGGTTTGCAGCAGCTGATTCAGTCACTACAGCAAGATCTCGGTAGTAAGCACCAGCAATTACAACAATTCGAACAGACTGTGGACACACTGAACCTACGCGAAAAGGAGTTACTGCAACAACTCCAGGAACAAAGGGAAAAGAACGAT GATTTGCGTAAGAAAAACTGGAAGTTGGTTGAAGCTTTACAAAGTTGTGAAACAACAGCTAGACAAAGTAAAGCGCCTACGAGCGCAAATGCAAGCTTAGTT caacagcagcaactttTCGCAGCTTCACAAAAACAAACTTCCGCCACAGCCAATACCGCAACAGTTTCCGCTAATGACGAGAAACATGTGCGTGAAATATTCCAGCGTCTGTATCCAGAGGCAGTTAAAGCTAGTGCTAGCACCGCACTTAGTGTATCCTTTGAGCAGTGGGTGGAACAAGTTTTGGCCACACAATTGAAATTAGCAGCAGCCAATAAAGCGACTGGCAGCAGTAGTAACAAATCAACACAATCCAATAGCAACAGTAGTAGCAGTAATCACACCTCTTCAAGTCACACAAATAACAATTCACATAATGATAACTTAATCAATAGCAATAATCGTATTAGTAGCAACAGTAGTGATGGTGGAAGCAGTGGTACTGGCAACGATGTGGATGCAGTTGAACTGCGTCTGCAAAATATACAACTGCGCGCCAAAGTGGATGAGTTAACAAAGCTTGTTAAAAAGAct aGCAACACACTGTCCGCTCTTGAGGGTCATGCACGACAAGAGCACGAGAAATGGCAAAGCATTTTATCATCAAAGGATGAAGAAATCTCTAGATTGCAGCACTCAAATGGAGCGCAG gACATTTAA
- the LOC105219177 gene encoding interaptin isoform X2: protein MMDFHLLIVIACIFLASLCSLLFINSFFRRKTFEDVVAEKKAFSDKIYAQSKVTAKKPKKQQTTKKDLKREKKKLQREQQKDNTEQEDSDAQSEPTSVDDEPQGLSKSHVEFDPDPEVIVGATPEAVRRASIVEREKENLTGGNSKQKSKKEKKSKTSGILVNKNEPIVVRENLVIEEAANTFETKQPKDTVELKKHDKKDNSKKEKNGKKDKNIVVEKPITLATEQQQPSVAEPVVQPQVAKELKQQDEKVRHGSPKAHAASNASGNNKTKQQTKKQNKETAATKELVLALDKLSDSDTIGVSLLMNLFRRAELNRSEIQILIDYLLNKQQDTPATHSEWSDDICQKLKRQLEEKEKALAEEQEASIGIQAKLRDLRTEINTERAQLNATVKNYVETINSKEQQIALLNQDIQTLNDKFAQERKQFQAKLLLEKQNGSQDLFAQLQRLQCELTLKEKCINDLTCLVNACNQSNEELKQQISLLEQQREELEQISNNRIVELEQSKTLEIENSERKLELHNLQNAHESIKADLTQARQDLEVRNTDLVDTQNQLAALQAKNDELQQQLAGINNQAAEQSGLQATYEVLKLQLAEKEQQLADFNAKNDELVKQLSGLEAQTQVHAQAHNGLQQLIQSLQQDLGSKHQQLQQFEQTVDTLNLREKELLQQLQEQREKNDQQQQLFAASQKQTSATANTATVSANDEKHVREIFQRLYPEAVKASASTALSVSFEQWVEQVLATQLKLAAANKATGSSSNKSTQSNSNSSSSNHTSSSHTNNNSHNDNLINSNNRISSNSSDGGSSGTGNDVDAVELRLQNIQLRAKVDELTKLVKKTSNTLSALEGHARQEHEKWQSILSSKDEEISRLQHSNGAQDI, encoded by the exons ATGATGGACTTCCACTTATTGATTGTAATTGCCTGCATCTTTCTCGCCTCTCTCTGCTCGCTTCTCTTCATTAACAGTTTTTTCCGTCGCAAGACATTCGAAGATGTCGTTGCAGAAAAGAAGGCGTTCAGTGATAAAATCTACGCCCAGAGCAAAGTGACTGCAAAGAaaccgaaaaaacaacaaacaacaaaaaaggatcTGAAACGtgagaagaaaaaattacagcGTGAACAACAGAAAGACAATACCGAGCAGGAGGACTCCGACGCTCAATCCGAACCAACATCTGTGGATGATGAGCCACAGGGTTTGTCTAAATCTCACGTTGAATTCGATCCAGATCCAGAAGTGATTGTTGGCGCCACTCCAGAAGCCGTGCGACGCGCCAGCATCGTTGAACGTGAAAAAGAGAATTTAACTGGTGGCAATTCAAAACAGAAATCGAAGAAAGAGAAGAAGAGCAAGACTTCTGGTATTTTGGTGAACAAGAATGAACCAATTGTGGTGCGTGAGAATTTAGTTATTGAAGAAGCAGCAAATACTTTCGAAACGAAACAGCCAAAGGATACCGTTGAGTTGAAGAAACACGATAAGAAGGATAatagcaaaaaagaaaagaacggtaaaaaagacaaaaatataGTAGTCGAAAAGCCAATTACGCTAGCaactgaacaacaacaaccgtcaGTAGCCGAGCCAGTTGTACAACCGCAAGTTGCAAAGGAGCTTAAACAGCAGGATGAGAAAGTACGTCACGGTTCCCCAAAGGCACATGCTGCTAGTAATGCCAGCggaaacaataaaaccaaacaacaaaCTAAGAAACAGAACAAAGAGACTGCTGCCACCAAAGAGCTTGTACTTGCACTTGATAAGCTTTCTGATTCGGATACTATTGGCGTTTCGTTACTCATGAATCTCTTCCGTCGCGCTGAACTTAATCGTTCGGAAATCCAAATACTTATCGATTATCTATTGAATAAGCAACAGGATACGCCTGCAACACATTCGGAATGGTCTGATGATATATGCCAGAAATTAAAACGCCAACTGGAAGAGAAGGAGAAGGCTTTAGCCGAAGAACAAGAAGCTTCCATAGGTATTCAGGCAAAATTGCGTGATTTACGTACAGAAATCAATACAGAACGTGCCCAATTGAACGCCACtgtaaaaaattatgttgaaaCAATTAATTCCAAAGAACAACAGATTGCTTTGCTCAATCAGGATATTCAAACACTCAACGACAAGTTCGCACAAGAACGTAAGCAATTCCAAGCTAAACTTTTACTTGAAAAACAAAACGGTTCCCAAGATTTGTTCGCACAATTGCAGCGCTTACAATGCGAGTTGACTCTTAAGGAAAAGTGTATTAACGATCTTACATGCTTGGTTAACGCATGTAATCAATCGAATGAAgagttaaaacaacaaataagtcTGCTCGAACAGCAGCGTGAAGAGCTcgaacaaatttcaaataatcgAATTGTAGAACTTGAACAATCGAAAACACTTGAAATCGAAAATTCCGAAAGAAAGTTGGAATTACATAACTTGCAAAATGCACACGAATCAATCAAAGCCGATTTGACGCAGGCGCGGCAAGATCTTGAGGTGCGAAACACCGACTTGGTAGATACGCAGAATCAACTAGCAGCTTTACAGGCTAAAAATGacgaattgcaacaacaattggctGGCATAAATAATCAAGCAGCGGAACAATCTGGTTTGCAAGCAACATACGAAGTACTCAAGTTACAATTGGCTGAGAAAGAGCAACAATTGGCCGACTTTAATGCTAAGAATGATGAGTTAGTAAAACAGTTGAGCGGGTTAGAAGCGCAAACACAAGTTCATGCACAAGCTCATAATGGTTTGCAGCAGCTGATTCAGTCACTACAGCAAGATCTCGGTAGTAAGCACCAGCAATTACAACAATTCGAACAGACTGTGGACACACTGAACCTACGCGAAAAGGAGTTACTGCAACAACTCCAGGAACAAAGGGAAAAGAACGAT caacagcagcaactttTCGCAGCTTCACAAAAACAAACTTCCGCCACAGCCAATACCGCAACAGTTTCCGCTAATGACGAGAAACATGTGCGTGAAATATTCCAGCGTCTGTATCCAGAGGCAGTTAAAGCTAGTGCTAGCACCGCACTTAGTGTATCCTTTGAGCAGTGGGTGGAACAAGTTTTGGCCACACAATTGAAATTAGCAGCAGCCAATAAAGCGACTGGCAGCAGTAGTAACAAATCAACACAATCCAATAGCAACAGTAGTAGCAGTAATCACACCTCTTCAAGTCACACAAATAACAATTCACATAATGATAACTTAATCAATAGCAATAATCGTATTAGTAGCAACAGTAGTGATGGTGGAAGCAGTGGTACTGGCAACGATGTGGATGCAGTTGAACTGCGTCTGCAAAATATACAACTGCGCGCCAAAGTGGATGAGTTAACAAAGCTTGTTAAAAAGAct aGCAACACACTGTCCGCTCTTGAGGGTCATGCACGACAAGAGCACGAGAAATGGCAAAGCATTTTATCATCAAAGGATGAAGAAATCTCTAGATTGCAGCACTCAAATGGAGCGCAG gACATTTAA
- the LOC105219187 gene encoding dual specificity protein kinase TTK, giving the protein MSFHYPRRVKDLPALEPDSDDEDINQEKKNGDELQKTSSKNHLAVMEAPPKVFGAFSNMRMFPKRCSELPTLDSDESEEEENPKTDNLNCAILNDSFIMSPVENSVLKTPGPSSSVKKKRTAGNLSFLTDFNKLALNTDGKENVNKTEDLLTAVVENIQPNAASTARKPHLSRQVNLCPLQSIQEDKMVNDNNTEEIARKSNENCAASLLQRFNSDPTPQKNTKHLDLETPLRQNNNTALVPAIASTIDHVADSQFATPQIRSFSVQRRPRGLCSTQSQKERTAIANEFRSQKVLFQTPMAITRAPVVCLPNDSITLSLCDSINGAETTPKSSENTDRNNEIKQQGKVKSKKSLDNAFSDSDKLEETKEKEPSNSKSEKDGILHINNSDYTIIKKIGCGGSSSVYLAKRNSDGNECALKVVDLRGDPVVVEGYLNETKLLAKLQGNICVVALYEYQLLRNESRLFLVMEKGDSDLHKILQTYTTNLPLYVLMNFWYQMLQAVNYIHQNGVIHSDLKPANFLMINGRLKLIDFGIASNIALDSTSIIKFSQAGTFNYISPEALTDTSTGSSPMRSNQPKIKISTKSDVWSLGCILYLLLYKRTPFSHIKNIYAKINAITSPTTNIEYPTIPLYYPAMLVHMAKNCLQHNPKKRPSCAELLQYPFNMVIPIQNLAVPSSIKEKN; this is encoded by the exons ATGTCTTTTCACTATCCACGTCGAGTAAAAGATTTACCTGCTTTAGAACCGGACTCTGATGATGAAGATATTAATCagga GAAGAAAAATGGAGACGAACTTCAAAAAACCTCATCGAAGAACCACTTAGCTGTCATGGAAGCGCCCCCAAAGGTATTTGGGGCATTTAGCAATATGCGAATGTT TCCCAAGCGTTGCTCTGAATTACCCACACTTGATTCAGATGAGTCCGAAGAGGAAGAAAACCCCAAAACTGACAATCTTAATTGTGCTATTCTAAATGATTCATTTATCATGAGTCCTGTGGAAAATTCTGTACTGAAAACACCTGGCCCATCATCTAGCGTTAAGAAAAAACGTACTGCTGGCAATCTCTCATTTCTtacagattttaataaattggcCTTGAATACTGACGGCaaggaaaatgtaaataaaactgaGGATCTGTTAACAGCAGTGGTAGAAAATATACAACCAAATGCCGCTAGTACAGcaagaaaaccacatttgagcCGACAAGTCAATTTGTGCCCTCTACAAAGTATACAGGAAGACAAAATGGTAAACGATAACAATACAGAAGAGATTGCGCGtaaaagcaatgaaaattgTGCAGCATCACTTTTGCAGCGTTTTAATTCTGATCCTACACCACAGAAAAATACAAAGCACTTAGATCTAGAAACACCACTTCGGCAAAATAACAACACAGCACTTGTTCCTGCAATAGCTTCCACAATAGACCATGTTGCTGATTCACAATTTGCTACGCCACAAATTCGATCATTTTCGGTACAAAGGAGGCCACGAGGATTGTGTTCAACGCAGTCTCAAAAAGAGCGAACAGCAATTGCAAATGAGTTCCGCTCACAGAAGGTACTTTTTCAAACGCCAATGGCTATAACGCGCGCACCCGTCGTTTGTTTACCCAATGATAGCATTACTTTATCACTATGTGATTCTATAAATGGTGCGGAAACCACGCCCAAATCTTCAGAAAATACTGATaggaataatgaaattaaacaacAGGGAAAGGTTAAATCAAAAAAGTCACTGGATAATGCTTTCTCAGACTCAGATAAACTGGAGGAGACAAAAGAAAAGGAACCATCTAACTCAAAGAGTGAAAAAGATGGTATTTTGCACATAAATAATTCCGATTAtacaatcataaaaaaaattggttgtgGAGGCTCCAGTTCCGTTTATTTGGCAAAAAGAAATTCGGATGGCAATGAATGTGCATTGAAG GTTGTTGATTTACGCGGTGATCCAGTTGTGGTTGAAGGCTATCTAAATGAAACGAAACTGTTAGCAAAACTACAAGGCAACATCTGTGTGGTAGCGCTCTATGAATA CCAACTTTTGCGTAATGAGTCGCGACTTTTTCTCGTTATGGAAAAGGGAGACTCTGATCTACATAAAATTTTGCAGACTTACACCACGAATCTACCACTATATGTACTTATGAATTTCTGGTATCAAATGCTGCAAGCGGTTAATTATATACATCAAAATg gTGTCATACATTCTGACTTAAAGCCAGCGAATTTCCTGATGATAAATGGTCGTTTGAAGTTGATAGACTTTGGTATTGCCAGCAACATTGCACTGGACTCGACGAGTAtaatcaaattttctcaggccggaacatttaattatattagtcCGGAAGCACTTACTGACACATCCACGGGATCCAGTCCGATGCGCAGCAATCAACCAAAAATAAAG ATATCAACCAAATCTGATGTGTGGTCGCTTGGATGCATACTGTACTTACTGCTTTATAAGCGCACACCATTCtcgcatattaaaaatatttatgccaaAATCAATGCTATTACCAGTCCAACTACAAACATCGAATATCCTACAATTCCTTTATATTATCCAGCAATGCTTGTgcac aTGGCAAAAAATTGCTTACAACACAATCCAAAGAAGCGTCCATCTTGCGCTGAACTACTACAGTATCCATTTAATATGGTTATACCGATACAGAATTTAGCGGTACCATCTtcgattaaagaaaaaaattaa
- the Tmem192_2 gene encoding transmembrane protein 192 isoform X1, translating to MVSLGQNFNGNRSAQYMMGDNRSSITPSNDAAGVSAGSFGSDTEELLDPVLSSNTDGTFKSLKTIPAFSIHLLISTVISFIGIVLAFAWPEDKRCEAYFIMLYLRATFWVITFLFDHLIKKHHDDLRMNGYHEFHRATAVQKSIPLNVVSLWNSMLLAVQAGIHHYYGVNFWQHCAEGFLSPVTYIAAFNTLETLVLSATHGCYITKVRKFNKSAPPPDALRGGNNASGSLGLMQPGGNTSELLEKQADLIAYLKDHNQKLNQKLHQMQLNARTVNLTA from the exons ATGGTCAGTTTGGGACAAAATTTCAACGGGAATAGG AGTGCTCAATACATGATGGGTGATAATCGTTCATCTATTACGCCAAGCAACGATGCAGCAGGTGTGAGTGCTGGCAGTTTCGGCAGTGACACTGAAGAGTTGCTGGATCCAGTATTGAGTTCAAATACGGATGGAACATTTAAATCTCTCAAAACAATACCGGCTTTTAG TATTCATTTGCTGATTTCAACTGTAATCTCTTTCATTGGCATTGTGCTTGCTTTTGCATGGCCAGAGGACAAACGCTGTGAAgcgtattttattatgttatacTTACGTGCAACTTTTTGGGTGATAACCTTT CTGTTCgatcatttgattaaaaaacATCACGATGACTTACGCATGAATGGCTACCATGAATTCCATCGTGCTACAGCCGTGCAAAAGAGTATACCACTGAATGTGGTATCGCTTTGGAACTCAATGCTATTGGCTGTACAAGCGGGTATTCATCACTATTATGGTGTCAATTTCTGGCAACATTGTGCGGAAGGTTTTCTGTCGCCGGTCACTTATATTGCTGCTTTCAACACATTAGAGACACTGGTATTGAGCGCAACACACGGTTGTtatataa CGAAAGTAaggaaatttaataaatctgCACCACCACCTGATGCGCTGCGAGGCGGTAACAATGCATCCGGTTCGTTAGGTCTAATGCAGCCTGGTGGTAATACTTCGGAGTTGTTGGAGAAGCAG GCCGATTTGATTGCCTATCTAAAGGACCATAATCAGAAACTAAATCAAAAGTTACACCAAATGCAATTGAATGCGCGCACAGTGAATCTTACAGCCTGA
- the Tmem192_2 gene encoding transmembrane protein 192 isoform X2: MSAQYMMGDNRSSITPSNDAAGVSAGSFGSDTEELLDPVLSSNTDGTFKSLKTIPAFSIHLLISTVISFIGIVLAFAWPEDKRCEAYFIMLYLRATFWVITFLFDHLIKKHHDDLRMNGYHEFHRATAVQKSIPLNVVSLWNSMLLAVQAGIHHYYGVNFWQHCAEGFLSPVTYIAAFNTLETLVLSATHGCYITKVRKFNKSAPPPDALRGGNNASGSLGLMQPGGNTSELLEKQADLIAYLKDHNQKLNQKLHQMQLNARTVNLTA, translated from the exons ATG AGTGCTCAATACATGATGGGTGATAATCGTTCATCTATTACGCCAAGCAACGATGCAGCAGGTGTGAGTGCTGGCAGTTTCGGCAGTGACACTGAAGAGTTGCTGGATCCAGTATTGAGTTCAAATACGGATGGAACATTTAAATCTCTCAAAACAATACCGGCTTTTAG TATTCATTTGCTGATTTCAACTGTAATCTCTTTCATTGGCATTGTGCTTGCTTTTGCATGGCCAGAGGACAAACGCTGTGAAgcgtattttattatgttatacTTACGTGCAACTTTTTGGGTGATAACCTTT CTGTTCgatcatttgattaaaaaacATCACGATGACTTACGCATGAATGGCTACCATGAATTCCATCGTGCTACAGCCGTGCAAAAGAGTATACCACTGAATGTGGTATCGCTTTGGAACTCAATGCTATTGGCTGTACAAGCGGGTATTCATCACTATTATGGTGTCAATTTCTGGCAACATTGTGCGGAAGGTTTTCTGTCGCCGGTCACTTATATTGCTGCTTTCAACACATTAGAGACACTGGTATTGAGCGCAACACACGGTTGTtatataa CGAAAGTAaggaaatttaataaatctgCACCACCACCTGATGCGCTGCGAGGCGGTAACAATGCATCCGGTTCGTTAGGTCTAATGCAGCCTGGTGGTAATACTTCGGAGTTGTTGGAGAAGCAG GCCGATTTGATTGCCTATCTAAAGGACCATAATCAGAAACTAAATCAAAAGTTACACCAAATGCAATTGAATGCGCGCACAGTGAATCTTACAGCCTGA